In a genomic window of Prochlorococcus marinus subsp. marinus str. CCMP1375:
- a CDS encoding GNAT family N-acetyltransferase — protein sequence MQRLKLIKHAKGAPGLRVFGLGPNLWPSKGLSKLKLLLDEHAFWASGRSEENLKKLLKGSNVVITVWRGNRIIGFGRATSDGIYRAVLWDIVVADDLQGLGLGKKVVEALLSRPCIKGVERIYLMTTNSSEFYKQFGFENCHHQSLLIKSNWS from the coding sequence ATGCAACGATTAAAACTTATCAAACATGCAAAAGGAGCTCCTGGACTGAGAGTATTTGGTCTTGGACCTAATCTTTGGCCTTCAAAAGGATTATCCAAGCTAAAATTGTTACTTGATGAGCATGCGTTTTGGGCAAGTGGCAGAAGCGAGGAAAATCTCAAAAAATTGCTCAAAGGAAGCAATGTTGTAATTACTGTATGGCGAGGAAATCGTATAATTGGATTTGGAAGAGCAACTAGCGATGGAATCTACCGAGCCGTTTTATGGGACATTGTGGTTGCTGATGATTTACAAGGCCTAGGATTAGGAAAAAAAGTAGTTGAAGCTCTTCTATCTAGGCCTTGCATTAAAGGAGTAGAACGAATTTATTTAATGACAACAAATAGTTCTGAGTTCTACAAGCAATTTGGATTTGAAAACTGTCATCATCAAAGTTTGTTGATCAAATCAAATTGGTCTTAA